The following are encoded together in the Malaya genurostris strain Urasoe2022 chromosome 3, Malgen_1.1, whole genome shotgun sequence genome:
- the LOC131437595 gene encoding uncharacterized protein LOC131437595 translates to MDPEKEEYQLQHFTFCSEDIIAENRLMVKSLIQQSLVDFTDEFIKKHKVPDQIAMELRAKCYGTSGKMFSECEGKLKELSELYRTTFTIPDNVLLPSDLMQKKNYTAEQVQELQVKVDELDEQFRRDGVFLALLEEEIKVHERLTPCLESEAVLMDLVDQYRREEIVPAEDVDLVQDLAEVMQNVLEL, encoded by the exons ATGGATCCTGAAAAAGAAGAATATCAACTGCAACATTTCACATTCTGTTCGGAAGATATAATTGCAGAAA ATCGCTTGATGGTGAAGTCGCTGATTCAACAGTCACTGGTCGATTTTACAGACGAGTTCATAAAGAAGCATAAAGTACCTGACCAAATCGCAATGGAACTGCGGGCCAAGTGTTACGGTACTTCCGGTAAAATGTTTTCCGAGTGTGAAGGCAAGTTGAAAGAGTTGAGTGAACTTTATCGAACTACTTTCACTATACCGGATAATGTATTACTTCCATCGGATCTAAtgcagaaaaaaaactacacgGCCGAACAGGTACAAGAATTGCAGGTGAAGGTTGACGAGTTAGATGAACAGTTTCGACGAGACGGTGTTTTTCTTGCGCTGCTGGAGGAAGAAATCAAGGTTCACGAAAGGCTAACTCCTTGCTTGGAGAGTGAAGCTGTTTTGATGGATTTAGTTGATCAGTACAGACGAGAAGAAATTGTTCCGGCTGAAGATGTCGATCTAGTACAAGACCTAGCCGAAGTGATGCAAAATGTTCTCGAGTTATAA
- the LOC131437594 gene encoding congested-like trachea protein, protein MSENVSPIKYFLSGGFGGICTVLAGHPLDTIKVRLQTMPLPTQGQAPLYAGTLDCARKTIQREGFLGLYKGMSAPIAGVAPIFAMSFFGFGLGKRLQQKTPDEELSNLRLFAAGAFSGIFTTTVMAPGERIKCLLQIQQGGNTPQKYNGMVDCAKQLYAEGGIRSIYKGSFATLLRDVPASGMYFLTYEYVKKALAPKENEKRDAAVGLLGTIFAGGMAGIANWAIGMPADVLKSRLQTAPEGTYKNGIRDVFRELMKNEGPLALYKGVTPVMLRAFPANAACFIGFEVFMNFLNLVAPNL, encoded by the coding sequence ATGTCGGAAAATGTCAGCCCAATTAAGTATTTCCTGTCTGGAGGATTTGGTGGCATCTGCACGGTTCTGGCTGGTCATCCTCTGGACACGATAAAAGTCCGTTTGCAAACGATGCCATTGCCTACCCAAGGCCAAGCTCCGCTGTACGCTGGAACGTTGGACTGCGCTAGAAAAACAATACAACGCGAAGGGTTTCTAGGCTTGTACAAGGGCATGTCCGCGCCTATTGCCGGAGTTGCACCTATTTTTGCAATGAGTTTCTTCGGTTTCGGACTAGGCAAACGTTTGCAGCAGAAAACTCCGGATGAAGAATTGAGTAATTTGAGACTTTTTGCAGCCGGAGCTTTTTCCGGGATTTTCACTACGACAGTGATGGCACCAGGAGAACGTATTAAGTGCCTTCTACAAATTCAGCAGGGTGGAAATACGCCACAGAAATACAACGGAATGGTGGACTGTGCGAAACAACTGTATGCAGAAGGTGGAATACGCAGCATTTATAAAGGATCATTTGCAACTTTACTCAGGGACGTTCCTGCTTCGGGAATGTATTTCTTGACTTACGAATATGTGAAAAAAGCATTAGCCCCAAAGGAAAACGAGAAAAGGGATGCCGCCGTTGGCCTTCTTGGAACCATATTTGCAGGTGGAATGGCGGGTATTGCAAATTGGGCTATCGGAATGCCAGCTGATGTCCTCAAGTCACGATTGCAGACAGCTCCTGAAGGTACCTACAAAAATGGCATCAGAGATGTATTTAGAGAACTAATGAAAAACGAAGGGCCATTGGCATTGTATAAAGGCGTAACGCCTGTAATGCTTCGAGCATTCCCTGCCAATGCAGCTTGCTTCATAGGTTTTGAAGTGTTTATGAATTTCCTGAACCTTGTCGCGCCTAACTTGTGA